In a genomic window of bacterium:
- a CDS encoding sigma 54-interacting transcriptional regulator, translating to MSSSVKTDDKGRMLFVGNVSPENRALLDALRAEGLASEVVARPERAVSRIEGFDFVLMGGLQRGDLPHLRRVGETRKPVGVVLRQEDKSTLGSLSLKAGARSIFIEEVYPGEVIQFAENLQEEGLLRREVRWLRSELQENYRTSGVVSGESAATNRLRREMKRAVKKYRTILLRGEFGVRFDEIARSVHQQFPGLRYPFLHWEAARQRPVQLERALARLENGRGEEGELLQMGGTLFVENVQMLSADLQKRLGQVVGREDLSPNFRLTLAETQDPERLFHDELAAQLQRGGQTLLVRVPPLRDRKKDIPKLASSLLKDFSDRVHQDQRILTPGAMEWVASQPWWGNESQLEVYLWRAYLLADGGTVTLDDLQEASGPRRAGQMETFFRDRLAAAVACLNEGEESDLYNHTIRTVERPLLELVLHECGGNQVKAAKLLGMNRNTLRRRLQELGLTRRPRPRSR from the coding sequence GTGTCTAGTTCTGTGAAAACCGACGACAAGGGACGGATGCTTTTTGTCGGAAACGTTTCCCCTGAAAATCGCGCGCTCCTCGACGCGCTCCGGGCGGAGGGGCTCGCCTCCGAGGTAGTGGCCCGGCCGGAAAGAGCCGTGTCCCGTATCGAGGGATTTGATTTCGTCCTCATGGGCGGATTGCAGCGGGGCGATCTGCCGCATTTGCGGCGGGTCGGGGAGACCCGGAAGCCGGTCGGGGTGGTGCTGCGGCAGGAGGATAAAAGTACGCTCGGCTCCCTGAGCCTGAAGGCGGGCGCCCGGTCGATCTTCATCGAAGAAGTGTATCCGGGCGAAGTGATCCAGTTTGCGGAGAATCTGCAAGAAGAGGGTCTGCTCCGCCGCGAGGTGCGCTGGCTCCGCTCAGAGTTGCAGGAGAACTACCGGACATCGGGTGTTGTCTCCGGCGAGAGCGCGGCGACCAATCGGTTGCGGCGGGAGATGAAACGCGCGGTCAAGAAATACCGCACGATTCTTCTTCGGGGGGAATTCGGCGTCCGTTTCGATGAGATCGCCCGGTCGGTGCACCAGCAATTTCCCGGCTTGCGGTACCCGTTTCTTCACTGGGAGGCGGCGAGGCAGCGTCCCGTCCAGCTCGAGCGGGCCCTTGCCCGGCTGGAAAACGGCCGCGGTGAGGAGGGGGAGCTCCTTCAAATGGGAGGAACCCTTTTTGTGGAAAATGTGCAGATGCTCTCGGCCGACCTGCAGAAGCGGCTCGGCCAGGTGGTGGGAAGAGAGGACCTCAGCCCGAATTTCCGGCTGACCCTTGCCGAGACGCAGGATCCCGAGCGTCTCTTTCACGATGAGCTGGCGGCCCAGCTTCAGCGAGGCGGACAGACGCTTCTCGTCCGCGTTCCCCCGCTCCGGGATCGGAAGAAGGACATTCCGAAACTGGCCTCATCTCTGTTGAAAGATTTTTCGGATCGCGTTCACCAGGATCAGAGAATCCTGACGCCCGGCGCCATGGAATGGGTGGCCTCGCAGCCTTGGTGGGGAAACGAGTCTCAGCTCGAGGTCTATCTGTGGCGTGCCTATCTGCTCGCCGATGGCGGAACGGTTACCCTCGATGATCTCCAGGAAGCCTCGGGGCCGCGCCGGGCGGGCCAGATGGAGACGTTTTTCCGCGACCGCCTTGCGGCGGCGGTGGCCTGCCTGAACGAGGGGGAGGAGAGCGATCTCTACAACCACACCATCCGCACAGTCGAGCGCCCGCTTCTGGAGCTGGTGCTGCACGAATGCGGAGGCAACCAGGTGAAGGCGGCCAAGCTGCTCGGGATGAACCGGAACACTTTGCGCCGCCGCCTGCAGGAGCTGGGACTTACCCGCCGTCCCCGCCCCCGCTCCCGCTAG
- a CDS encoding NTP transferase domain-containing protein has protein sequence MAPENTSLAAVILAAGMGKRMGSPLAKVLHPLGGVPLVRHVVDLARQAGASPIVLVVGHQAEAVRAVFSSDETDLRFALQADQLGTGHAAGIGIGALDPGQGGDLILLCGDAPLIRPGTLDDLIRRHRSEKVAVTLLSAVLENPAGYGRILRDRGGDGGMVAVVEEKDASASEREIREINSGTYVFDLGFLRSAIPRLGRQNRQGEFYLTAAVAIAAGEGRRLLAVPAPVPEEALGVNTPGDLARAEAIWSARGPR, from the coding sequence ATGGCACCGGAAAACACATCTCTCGCCGCAGTCATCCTCGCCGCCGGCATGGGCAAGCGAATGGGCTCTCCGCTCGCCAAGGTCCTCCACCCGCTGGGGGGGGTGCCGCTGGTGCGCCATGTGGTCGATCTCGCCCGGCAGGCTGGCGCATCCCCGATCGTCCTCGTTGTGGGCCATCAGGCGGAGGCGGTGCGCGCTGTCTTTTCCTCTGATGAGACGGATCTGCGCTTTGCCCTTCAGGCCGATCAGCTGGGGACCGGCCATGCCGCCGGAATCGGGATCGGCGCACTCGATCCCGGGCAGGGGGGGGATTTGATTCTCCTGTGCGGGGATGCACCCCTGATCCGCCCCGGAACCCTGGATGACCTCATCCGGCGGCACCGGAGCGAAAAGGTGGCAGTTACCCTTCTGAGCGCCGTGCTGGAGAATCCCGCGGGTTATGGGCGCATTCTCCGCGATCGGGGGGGCGATGGCGGGATGGTGGCGGTCGTCGAGGAGAAAGATGCGAGCGCCTCCGAGCGCGAAATCCGCGAAATCAACTCGGGCACCTATGTTTTTGATCTCGGTTTTCTGCGCTCGGCGATTCCGCGGCTCGGGCGGCAGAACCGCCAGGGCGAGTTTTATCTGACCGCGGCGGTGGCCATTGCCGCAGGGGAGGGGCGGCGCCTGCTGGCGGTTCCGGCCCCTGTTCCGGAGGAGGCCCTGGGGGTGAATACCCCGGGGGATCTCGCCCGGGCGGAAGCCATCTGGAGCGCCCGGGGCCCGCGGTGA
- a CDS encoding sugar phosphate nucleotidyltransferase, with protein sequence MRALILAAGRGRNLHPFTDTRPKAMIPVAGEVLLEAALHQMRAAGVSDVVMVVGHSREKIVDYFGKGASHGITIQYVHQEKIAGIGDAVHRAKQYFQPGENFLLVYADVMALGNIYRHAIQTFGSFHQPVAAICHTPQAQKFGTVYLDTDMRITRFVEKPSQREMGNYVLAGVFVMPYRLFELLENHSMEASITDIIGNEGLRASIWEEPWLDAQYPWDLLSANRMIMGGWKDAHVDGSVQLRGAVQFRGPVRIQGNVVIESGASIFGPCFIGRGSFLGNGVLVRPYTAIGAGAMVGFGVELKNCVLFDNVKVGRLSFIGDSVIGEGVEIGSGTMTINHNLDRSVIRLRTSSGDVDSGLIKLGSFVGDRSRVGSSNTLGTGTVIPPDSTVPHHYTYPLEGD encoded by the coding sequence TTGAGAGCGCTTATTCTGGCAGCAGGCCGGGGCAGGAACCTTCATCCGTTCACGGACACCCGCCCGAAGGCCATGATCCCCGTCGCCGGCGAGGTACTCCTCGAGGCCGCGCTCCATCAGATGCGCGCTGCCGGAGTGAGCGACGTTGTGATGGTCGTCGGTCACAGCCGGGAGAAGATCGTCGATTACTTCGGGAAAGGCGCTTCCCACGGCATCACCATTCAGTATGTGCATCAGGAAAAAATCGCGGGCATCGGGGATGCCGTACACAGGGCGAAGCAGTATTTTCAGCCCGGCGAAAACTTCTTGCTGGTCTACGCGGATGTGATGGCGCTGGGGAACATCTACCGCCATGCCATCCAGACGTTCGGCTCCTTCCATCAGCCGGTGGCCGCCATCTGCCATACCCCCCAGGCGCAAAAGTTCGGCACGGTCTATCTCGACACCGATATGCGCATCACCCGGTTCGTGGAAAAACCCAGCCAGCGCGAGATGGGAAACTATGTACTGGCCGGTGTTTTCGTGATGCCCTACCGGTTGTTCGAGCTTCTCGAGAATCATTCCATGGAAGCTTCCATCACCGACATCATCGGCAACGAGGGCCTGCGGGCGTCCATCTGGGAGGAGCCCTGGCTCGATGCCCAGTATCCCTGGGATCTGCTCTCCGCCAACCGGATGATCATGGGCGGATGGAAAGACGCCCATGTGGACGGAAGCGTCCAGCTGCGCGGTGCGGTACAGTTCCGCGGGCCTGTTCGGATCCAGGGCAATGTCGTCATCGAATCGGGCGCCTCGATTTTCGGCCCCTGCTTCATCGGCCGCGGCTCTTTTCTGGGAAACGGGGTGCTGGTGCGCCCCTACACGGCCATCGGCGCGGGGGCCATGGTGGGCTTCGGCGTGGAGTTGAAGAATTGCGTGTTGTTCGACAATGTGAAAGTGGGCCGGCTTTCCTTTATCGGCGACAGCGTGATCGGCGAAGGCGTGGAGATTGGCTCCGGAACCATGACGATCAACCACAATCTGGACCGAAGCGTCATCCGGCTGAGAACGAGCAGCGGCGATGTGGACTCGGGCCTGATCAAGCTGGGCTCTTTTGTCGGCGATCGCAGCCGGGTGGGCAGCTCCAACACCCTCGGAACCGGAACCGTCATTCCGCCCGATTCCACCGTGCCGCATCACTATACCTACCCGCTGGAGGGCGACTGA